In the Azospirillum sp. TSH100 genome, ATATCCGCATCGAGAATTCCAAGCTGGGCGTGGAGGAGGTTGCGGCGATGATCGCGCATCCGGAGGTCTCCTACGACCTCGCCCCGCACGGCATCGGCACCTTCACCGACTTCATGGCGCGCATCGGTTCCATCCGCAACCGGCCGTCCGACTGGCGCGACCTGTTCTTCTCCGACATCCACGACCGCGCCGGCAGCTGAGGCCCCACCATGGCAATGAGCGACAGTCCCGACACAGACGTCACCATCCACCCGGTCTCACCCACGCTGGGCGCCGAAATCCGCGGCTTAGACCTGTCGCGGCCGCTTTCCCCAGCCACAGCGTCGACCCTGGCCGATGCGCTGGACCGCCATCTGGTGCTGGTCTTCCGCGACCAGGCACTGTCGGATGCCGACCTCGTCCGCGTCTCCAGCCATTTCGGCCCGCTCGACAAGGCGCCGATTACCGAGAATGGGCGACTGCACGCCCCCGGTTACGAGGAGGTCTATGTCATCTCCAACGTGACGGAGAATGGCCGGCCCATCGGCGCGCTGGGGGCTGGGGAGTCGGTGTGGCACGCCGACATGACCTATCTGGAGACACCGCCCTACGCCAGCAGCCTCTATGCCCTGGAGGTGCCGGCAGAGGGCGGCAACACCGGCTTCCTCAGCATGTTCGCGGCCTATGACGCCCTGCCCGAACCGCTGAAGCGACGGGTCGAAGGGCTGTCGATCAAGCATGACAGCACCACCAACAGCGGCGGCTACCTGCGCCAGGGTTTCGCCCCGCCGACGGATGTCGCCACATCGCCCGGCACGGTGCATCCGCTGGTCATCTCCCACCCCGGGACCGGAGCGAAGGCGCTGCTGCTCGGCCGCCGGCCCCATGCCCACATCCCCGGCCTGTCCGTGGCGGACAGCGAGGCGCTGCTCGACGACATCTGGGCGGCGGCGGTGCGGCCGGAGCTTGCCTGGCACCATCGCTGGCGGGTCGGCGATCTGGTGATGTGGGACAACCGCTGGACCATGCACCGCCGCGACTCCTTCCCAGACGACCAACGCCGCCTCATGCACCGTACCCAGATCGCCGTGCCGGCCGACCAGGGCCGGCTCCAGGGCCAGCACCGGGACCGGCAGCAGACGGAGGAGGCATGACCGTCATCGCCGCCCTGCGTCCGCTGGCGAAGGCGCCGGCAGCAGCCCTGGCTTGTGTGCGCTTTGTCCTGACTGACATGGATGACACGCTTACCCACGAGGGCTACCTGTCCGCCCGCACCTATGACGCTATCGAGCGGCTGCGCGACGGCGGAATCCCGGTGCTGCCCGTCACCGCCGCCCCGGCGGGCTGGGCCGACCAGATGGCGCGGATGTGGCCGGTGGATGGGGTGATTGCCGAAAACGGCGGTCTATTGCTGCGCCGCGCCGGCGATGGCGACATCGAGCGCCGCTTCTGGCACGGGAAGGAGGAGCGGACGGTGGCGGCCGGGCGGCTGGAGCACCTGCGCCAGACAATCCACGCCGACCTTCCGCAGGTGGAACTGGCGAGCGACCAGCCATTCCGCCTGTGCAGCCTCGCCTTCCGCGTCCCGTCCGATCCCGGATTGCGAGCGGCGCTGGTTCGGCACTTCCAAGCCGCCGGGGCGGAGGTGACGGTCAATTCCTTGTGGGTGCTCGGCTGGTTCGGCGACTACGACAAACTCGGCATGGCGCGCCGGGTGATGCGTGATGTTCACGGCCTCGACATCGACGCGACACCGGACGCCGTCGCCTATGCCGGCGATTCGGTCAACGATGCACCGATGTTCGCCCATTTCCCGACCTCCGTCGGCGTCAGCACGGTCATCGATTTCCTGTCCGACATCCCGCGGCCGCCGGCCTGGATCACGCGCGGCCCCGGCGGCGACGGCTTCGTCGAGCTGGCCGACGCGCTGCTCGCGGCACGAGACCGTCAGAAACCCTGATCGACCCTTTCCCCGACCACGCCACTCGTGCCCGGTGAGGTCTCACCATAAATAAAACAATTTATCATGTGAAATATATCTGAGCCTCATGCCAATTTTATACTGACCCGCCCCAGCCCTTATCTGAGGGTTGGGTAAGTCAGAAGGAGCTAATTCTACTGTGTCATAAACATGGCATTGGCGGCCGGCGATTGGTATGAAAGAGATTCATGCTCCGTTCAGGAGGCGTCATGGATCTCTGCGGACCGGACAGCACCAGCGAATCACGCTTCACAGCATATGTCGAGCGCCTCGCGGTAGCGCTCGGCCACGCCGACCGCGCGGCACCGTTTCGGGCCTATTGTACCGGCTTGATGCTGCCGGGCGAGCGCAAGAGCGTCGAACCGATGGCGGCGCGGGTAGACCCGGGCCGGGTCGGCGCCGCCCACCAATCCTTGCATCATTTCGTCGCCAAGGCCGCCTGGGACGATCGTGCCGTTCTGGACGCGGTCCGCGATCTGGTTCTTCCCGCCCTGCTTGAAGGCGGCCCGCTCCGGTTCTGGATCGTCGACGACACCGGAATGCCCAAGAAGGGCCGCCACTCGGTCGGCGTGGCGCGCCAGTACTGCGGCCAGATCGGCAAGCAGGACAACTGCCAGGTCGCCGTCTCGCTGTCGCTGGCCACCGATCATGCCAGCCTGCCCATTGCCTGCCGGCTCTATCTGCCCGAGACCTGGGCCAATGATCCGATCCGGCGCGCCAAGGCGGGCATTCCGGATGCTGTCGCCTTCCAAACCAAGCCGGCCATCGCGCTCGACCAGATCCGCGCGGCGGTGGCGGCCGGGCTGCCGCCGGGCGTGGTGCTGATGGACGCCGGCTACGGCACCGACACCGACCTGCGCGCAGGCATCGGCGCACTGGGGCTGATCTATGTTGCCGGCATCCAGTCATCGACCAGCCTCTGGCCGCCGGGCGTTATGCCGTTGCCGCCGAAACCCTGGAGTGGCACAGGGCGGCCGCCGAAGCTGCTGCGCCGGGGGCCGGGGCACGAACCGGTCGCGGCGAAGGCCCTGGCCCAGGGATTGGCGCCGGCGGCCTGGCACACCGTCACCTGGCGCGAAGGCACGAACGCGCCGCTCACCTCCCGCTTTGCCGCCGTCCGGGTCCATCCCGCCCACCGCGACAATGAACGCGCCGAACTCCGGCCGGCCGAATGGCTGCTGGTCGAGTGGCCCGAGGATGAAGACGAGCCGACCAAGTATTGGCTGTCGACCCAGCCGGACACCACGTCGCTGGATGATCTGGTCGGCACCGCCAAGGGACGCTGGCGGATCGAGCGCGATTACCTGGAACTCAAGCAGGAATTCGGGTTGGGCCATTACGAGGGCCGCGGCTGGCGGGGCTTTCACCACCATGCCACCTTGTGCATCGCTGCCTACGGCTTCCTGGTCCGGGAGCGGGCCGCGATTCCCCCCTCGGCTCCACCTCGAACCGGGCGCCGCGAAGCACCTGCGCTACCCGAAGGTTACCGACCGCGCGGTGCTACCGCTGCGCCCTGAACGGCACGTCCCGACCTCCATCGCCACCCTGCGCATCGCCATCGCGCGAACGCTGAGCCGATCGCTTGAGCGATGTCCATGCTGCCACAGAAAACACGAACTTATGACACAGTAGAACTAACAGGGTGCGGAAAAAGACTATGCGCGGGCTGCCGGTGGTGATTCTCTCTGGTTGAAGAGAATGCGGGGGGGTGAGGGGACGATGCGGGGACCGGAGGAACACAGCGAGGGTCTGTTCAGCTATGTGAGCTGTAAGGTCAGTGTTGCGGCGAGCCATCCTCTACGAGCGATCCGTGCCATCGTGGATGAAGCGCTGGAGGTGATGTGGCCGACGTTCGAGGGGCTGTACTCGACGATCGGGCGCCCCTCGATCCCGCCGGAGAAGCTGCTGCGGGCGCTGCTGCTCCAGGCCTTCTACTCGGTGCGCTCGGAACGCCAGCTGATGGAACAGCTCGACGACAACCTGCTGTTCCGCTGGTTCGTCGGCTTGTCGATGGACGCCCCCGGTGTGGGACGTCACTGTGTTCACCAAGAACCGTGAGCGCCTGCTGGCCGGCGATGTGGCGGGCAAGTTCCTGGCCACCGTGCTGGGTCAACCCCGGGTCAAGGCGCTGCTGTCTGACGAGCACTTCTCGGTGGATGGGACGCTGATCGGTGAGCCATCGAGGCGCCACCGGTTCAAGCCCGATGGCGAACGGGGCGTCGGTGAAGAGCTTCCGGCCCAAGGACGGCAGCGGTGAGCCGACGGGGCCGGGGCGCAACGGCGACCGCGACTTCCATGGCGAGAAGCGGTCCAACGAAACCCATGCCTCGACCAGCGATCCCATGCAGCCTTCCGACATCCTCCGTCACCGGCCGGCCCATACCTGGTCCACGTCACTCTGCGTAAAGCCCCGCAGCCTTTGCCCGCTGAATCACCAGCGCCACAACCACATCGAGCGTCGGCGTCGGCACATCGGCCAGCCGTGCAATCTCAAGGGGGACGCGGAACAGGGCGTCGATTTCCATGGCCCGGCCCAACTCCAGATCCTGGAGGATGCTTTGCTTATGGCCTGACACCGACAGACGAGCCCTGACCGTTCCATGGTCTCCCGGATCGCAGCCAAGCGCCTGTGCGATCGCCGCCCCTTCGGCCGCGATCCTGTCAGCCACATCGCCCAGGATCGGGTGGGACAGCGCGTCGCGCATCGCGGACGCGGCCAGAACCCCAAGCGTCCCTCCGGTCAGGTTCATCAGAAGCTTTGCCCAGATCGCATCCCGGATCCGGTCCGTCACTTCGATCTCAAGCCCGCCGGCGGCCAGAAGCGCGGCCAGCCGATCGGTCTGCTCGTCGGGCACCCCGTCCGGTCGCCCCAGGATGATCCGGTTGCGGAGGTTCTCCGCATGGATCACGCCGGGCCGGCTGACGGTACAAGCCGTATAGGCGATGGCGCCGATGACCCGGTCGGGGGACGCGGCGCTCCATACCCGCCCGCCGGGGTCGATGCGGTCGAGACGCCTGGCATCGAAAGGACCGCCATGCGCATGGAAGTACCACCAGGGGATCCCGTTCATCGCAAATACGACGCGCGTGCCCGCCCCCAACAGCGGACGCAGCCCGCCGGCAATCTGCGGAAGCGAGGGGGCTTTGACGCTGACGATGACGATGTCCTGCTCGCCGATGTCCCGTGCATCGTCGGTAGCCTTCGGCCGGCCATGGAACGTGCCGTCCTTCGCTTCGATCAGAAGGCCATTTTCCCGGATCGCCGCCAGATGGGGACCGCGGGCGATGACCGAGACATCCGCGCCGGCCCGCATCAGCCGCCCGGCGATGTGGCCGCCGACGGCGCCCGCCCCATAAACGCACACTTTCATCGCAGAGCTTTCCTTCGTAGTTCGGCTGGTCTCAGGCGAGAAAGGGAAGTGCGGCGGCCTCCTCGGGAAAGCCGAAGATCGCCTTGACCTCGAGATACTCCTCCAGGCCGAATATCCCCATTTCCCGCCCGTTCCCCGATTGCTTGTACCCACCCATCGGCGCGGCGACCGAACCGGCGGCACCGTTGAAGAAGACCCGGCCCGCCCGCAGCCGGCGGCTGATGTCGAGCCCGGTCTCGCGCGAGCGGGTGAACACATAGCCACCCAGTCCGTAAGGGGAGTCGTTGGCGATCTCGACCGCCTCGCGTTCCGAGGAATAGGCGATCACCGACAG is a window encoding:
- a CDS encoding IS701 family transposase, which codes for MDLCGPDSTSESRFTAYVERLAVALGHADRAAPFRAYCTGLMLPGERKSVEPMAARVDPGRVGAAHQSLHHFVAKAAWDDRAVLDAVRDLVLPALLEGGPLRFWIVDDTGMPKKGRHSVGVARQYCGQIGKQDNCQVAVSLSLATDHASLPIACRLYLPETWANDPIRRAKAGIPDAVAFQTKPAIALDQIRAAVAAGLPPGVVLMDAGYGTDTDLRAGIGALGLIYVAGIQSSTSLWPPGVMPLPPKPWSGTGRPPKLLRRGPGHEPVAAKALAQGLAPAAWHTVTWREGTNAPLTSRFAAVRVHPAHRDNERAELRPAEWLLVEWPEDEDEPTKYWLSTQPDTTSLDDLVGTAKGRWRIERDYLELKQEFGLGHYEGRGWRGFHHHATLCIAAYGFLVRERAAIPPSAPPRTGRREAPALPEGYRPRGATAAP
- a CDS encoding ketopantoate reductase family protein, which encodes MRAGADVSVIARGPHLAAIRENGLLIEAKDGTFHGRPKATDDARDIGEQDIVIVSVKAPSLPQIAGGLRPLLGAGTRVVFAMNGIPWWYFHAHGGPFDARRLDRIDPGGRVWSAASPDRVIGAIAYTACTVSRPGVIHAENLRNRIILGRPDGVPDEQTDRLAALLAAGGLEIEVTDRIRDAIWAKLLMNLTGGTLGVLAASAMRDALSHPILGDVADRIAAEGAAIAQALGCDPGDHGTVRARLSVSGHKQSILQDLELGRAMEIDALFRVPLEIARLADVPTPTLDVVVALVIQRAKAAGLYAE
- a CDS encoding HAD hydrolase family protein, with protein sequence MTVIAALRPLAKAPAAALACVRFVLTDMDDTLTHEGYLSARTYDAIERLRDGGIPVLPVTAAPAGWADQMARMWPVDGVIAENGGLLLRRAGDGDIERRFWHGKEERTVAAGRLEHLRQTIHADLPQVELASDQPFRLCSLAFRVPSDPGLRAALVRHFQAAGAEVTVNSLWVLGWFGDYDKLGMARRVMRDVHGLDIDATPDAVAYAGDSVNDAPMFAHFPTSVGVSTVIDFLSDIPRPPAWITRGPGGDGFVELADALLAARDRQKP
- a CDS encoding TauD/TfdA family dioxygenase; the encoded protein is MAMSDSPDTDVTIHPVSPTLGAEIRGLDLSRPLSPATASTLADALDRHLVLVFRDQALSDADLVRVSSHFGPLDKAPITENGRLHAPGYEEVYVISNVTENGRPIGALGAGESVWHADMTYLETPPYASSLYALEVPAEGGNTGFLSMFAAYDALPEPLKRRVEGLSIKHDSTTNSGGYLRQGFAPPTDVATSPGTVHPLVISHPGTGAKALLLGRRPHAHIPGLSVADSEALLDDIWAAAVRPELAWHHRWRVGDLVMWDNRWTMHRRDSFPDDQRRLMHRTQIAVPADQGRLQGQHRDRQQTEEA